The DNA sequence CTCTGGGGAACGCAGTTGGTCTCCTATTCCCGGGCTGGCCTGTTCCGGCAGTTATACAGCTTCAGCGGTTTTTTTGCCGAGATGTGTTTCGATGAACAGGAAGAGCGGCTGGACTGTATTCGTACTTTCTCCGATATTCAGCACCTGGAGCCGTACATAAAGGCCATTAACTGGCAGGATTTTCTGGTCTGATCGCGCGGTCGGCGTTTCCCTGCCCGGTTACGCCTGGGACCCCCGTAGAAGGGCCGGCTGAATAGTATGAAATATAGTGGCCCGGTCCGGCAACTCGCACTGGCTTCTCTCGTCTCTTTTTGATTGACCCCGGTACCTGCCAGCATGCTGATGCCCGGCTGTTGGGCGCTGGCGTTGCTTCTGTCTGCTCAAATGCTCCGTCACGGTAGGGACAGGTCATTTCAGGAGCCGCGTGCGGCTGACGGCTCCTGCTGCGCTTTCCCGCCAGGGAATAAGGCGGGCGTAGCTCCGGCCACCTGTCTGCTGGCTTAACGAGTGGTGCCAACGCTACCGGAAGAATCGAGTCCCTGCAAGCTTGCTCAGGCCATTAATTTCCGGGCGAACCTTTCAGAAAACAGAAAAGCCTGACCGAATATTCAGTCAGGCTTTTCTGTTTTCTCAGGTAGTCCGGCAGCGGGCTTTTCAGCCCGGTGCAATTACTTACCAACCGTACCGCGCAGGGCACGTGGGATTTCGATGCTGGCAACGGGGTTCGATGCTTCTTCGAGCATTTCGAAACCCGAAACCGGAATCTGACCCACCCGAACCGACTTACCCAGGTCAAGGTTCGATACGTCTACGTCGATAAAATCGGGGATGTTTTCGATAACACCTTTCACGCGCAGTTTACGCACGCGGGTTACCAGTTTACCACCCTTCTGAACGCCGGGGGCTGTACCGATCGTACGAACGGGAACGGCAATTTTAATGGCTTTTCCATCGGCAACCAGCAGGAAGTCGGCGTGCAGCAGCACGTCGCTCACTGGGTGGAACTGCGCTTCCTGCAGAATCGCCCGGTACTCAGCACCCTCGATGTTCAAGGCTACTTCAAAAATGTTTGGCGTGTACAGCAGGTCGCGGAACAGAATAGCGGGGGCATAGAAATGCACCTGCTCCTGGCCACCATACAATACGCACGGAACATTGCCCTCGGCCCGAATCGCTTGTGATTCCGTGCGGCCGAGATTCGCTCGTTGATACCCTACAATCTCGATTTTTTTCATGTTACCTGTGCCGAACGTCCACATTCGGTCAAAAAAAGATGAATTAAACAGCCGGACGTGGACGCCCGGTACTCCATTAATACCGTATAAACAAAGAACTAATAGATTCGTGGTCACGGATACGGCCAATGGCTTTCGCGAACAGCTCGGCCACCGATAGTACCTTGATTTTTGGGGTCAGACTCTGGATCGGCAGTGTATCGGCAATCACCAGTTCTTCCAGCACCGAGTTGGTTATGTTCTCGTGCGCTTTGCCCGACATAACGGGGTGCGTACAAATGGCCCGTACCGACAACGCTCCTTTTTCCAGAATGATCTGCGCGGCTTTGGCCATGGTGCCTCCCGTATCGATCAGGTCATCGACCAGTACGACGTTGGCCCCTTCTACATCACCGATCACCTGCATCGACGCGATTTCGTTGGCCCGTTTCCGGTGTTTATCACACAGGACGATGTCGGCGTTGAAATGCTTGGCGAAATTCCGGGCCCGGTTAGCACCCCCCACGTCGGGCGAGGCAACGACCAGGTTTTCCAGGTTCAAGCTTTTTATGTAAGGAACAAATACCGATGTGCCCTCCAGATGATCGACGGGGAAGTCGAAAAAGCCCTGAATCTGACCCGCGTGCAGATCGATGGTCATCAGCCGGTCGGCACCCGCAGCGGCCAGCATATTGGCAACCAGTTTAGCGGCAATGGCCACCCGGGGTTTATCTTTCCGGTCCTGCCGGGCGTAGCCGAAGTACGGAATAACGACCGTAACGTAGTGAGCCGATGCCCGGCGGGCTGCGTCCACCATCAGCAGCAACTCCATCAGGTTGTCGCCCGGAGGGGGCGTCGACTGGATCAGGAATACGTCACACCCACGCACGGACTCCTCGAAACTGGGCGACATCTCCCCGTCGCTGAAGCGACGGCAGGTGTAGCCACCGAGTTCCTTGCCGTAATGATGCGCGATTTTTTCGGCTAAGTACGTGGATTGGCTCCCTGAAAAAATCTTAACCGGATTAAACGATGCCATTGGTGGAGGTCAAATTTCCCGCAAAGATAAGGAAAAATAAGGCAGTTGGTCCCGGTAGGATCGCATATTCTTGGACCAGCCGGGAAACCGGGCGAAAATCCTGTCAGTAAGTTACCGGCCCTTTCCCAATCGTAGTCCGAACAATTAGGCCTGTAACCGATTCTGGTACTATGGAATTAATCCCCGTATCGCCCCCCAAGCCAGTTACTTCTCCTTTGTCATACCTGACTGATCCCGAACGAATGGATGCGCTGATTCGTGCGATCGCCGATGCATCGCCCCAGACCGATGACGACGGTACGTTCCCCGAACAGGTATTTGCGTGGTTGGCCAACGCTGGCTTGCTCAGTGTGACGCTGCCCGGTCACGATCTGGACCAGCGGCTGTCCAACACAGCCGGGTTGCTGCAGCTACTAAAACGGATTGGTAGCGGTAACCTGGCCGTAGGGCGCGTCTACGAAGGCCATATAAATGCGCTCAACCTGGTAGGGCTGTACGCCACACCGGCGCAAAAACAAACCTGGTTCAGCGATGTATCGGATCACCACCGCCTGTTCAGCGTCTGGAATACCCAGGCGCAGGATGGCGTTCGGATCCGGGCCATAGGCAGTGGCCGGTACGTGCTGGAAGGGGCCAAGACATTCTGTTCAGGATCGGGCTGGATTCAGCGGCCGCTCGTAACCGGTGAACTGCTGGGTGCCGGGCAGACGGGCTGGCAGATGTGCATCATCCCGACCGAACGGGTCAAGCCCATTCCGCAGGATGCCAGCTTCTGGCAACCGCTGGGCATGCGGGCATCGGTGAGTTACAAACTCGATTTTACCGGTGTCGAAATAGGGGAGGAGGACTTGCTGGGGAAGCCCGGCGATTATTTTCACCAGCCGCATTTCAGCGGAGGAGCCATCCGGTTTGCCGCCGTACAGTTGGGTGGGGCCGAAGCCCTGTTCGATGCCACACGGGCGCTGCTCGTCTCCATGAATCGGACCGACGACGGCGCGCAGAAAAGCCGGCTGGCCGAGATTGCGTATCTGATCGAATCCGGCAACCAGTGGATCGACGCGGCTGGCCGGAAGGCCGACGACTGGCTGCTGCGCGGCAGCGAAGCCGGGCGGATCGTTGCCTATGCCAACATGACCCGTACGGCCATCGAGGAGATCTGCCTGCGGGTTATGCAGCATACCGAGCGATCGGTGGGGGCGCGGGGACTGATGCGGCCGTTACCCTTTGAGCGTATTCACCGCGATCTTACGTTTTACCTGCGCCAGCCCGCCCCCGACGCGACCATCGCCGATATTGGCCAGTACGTTCTCACGACCGAAACAAACGCCCATGCGCTCTGGCATTGATAAAACCCTCGCTCTGGAGAGCCTGGCTCGTGCTGTGCCCCTCGACGAACTCAGTAACTTCGGTACTGTTCTGGTGGTGGCTCCGCACCCGGACGATGAATCGCTGGGCTGTGGCGGTACCATTGCCCTGCTGCGGGAACGGGGACAGCCCGTACACGTGCTGTTCGTGAGTGACGGAACAATGTCGCATCCCAATTCGCCTTCGTATCCCGCCAGTCGGCTGGCGGAGGTTCGGGAAGCCGAAGCACTGGATGCGCTGCGCGTGCTTAATGTGTCGCCCGGGCAGGCCACGTTTATGCGGCAAAAAGATTCGCAGGTCGCCACGCCCGACCGTCCCGATTTTACCGGCGCCGTTGCCGCTCTGCAAACCCTGCTGGATACGGTGAAGCCAGACACGGTGCTGGTTCCCTGGCGACGCGATCCTCACCGCGACCACCGGGCATCCTGGCAGCAGCTGGCGGCTGCCCTCGACCAGCGGACCACCCGCCCCCGCCCCCGGGTGCTGGAGTACCTGATCTGGCTGTGGGAGCTTGGGAACGAAGCCGATATGCCCGGTACCGGCGAAATGACCGTATGGTCGGTCCCGATCGAATCGGTGATGGCACAACGGGATCGGGCCATTGCCGCCCACCGGTCGCAGGTGACCCGGTTGATCGACGATGACCCCACGGCTTTCTACCTGTCGCCGGAGTTATTGACTCATTTCGACCGACCGCGTGAACTGTTTCTGGAGCAGAATACCGATTGATCGTAAGTTCCCAAAGACATTTCGCTTATTTTGGAGTTGTACACACATCGTTCACCTAAATTGAATCTTAAAAATGCGCTGGCTGGGACAACGGGAAAGTGATAATGTCGATGACCGACGGGGTAGCGGAGGGGGCGGACTCCTCGTAGGCGGTGGTATTGGTACCGTCGTCATTGCAGTTATTGTGATGCTGCTGGGGGGCGATCCCTCCGAGGTGCTGAACCGGGGTGGCTCAAGTGCTGCTACGTCGCAGGCACCAACAAGCCCGCAGGCCGACGATGAAGCGGCCAAGTTTACCCGCGTTATTCTTGCCAGCACTGAGGATGTCTGGACCAAATTATTTGCCAGTCAGAACGGGCGCTACCAAACGCCCCGGCTGGTTTTATTCCGGGGTGTTACGCAGTCGGGCTGCGGCACGGCGTCGGAGGCTTCGGGTCCTTTCTACTGCCCCGGCGATCAAAAACTGTATATTGACCTGTCGTTCTACGACCAGCTGAGCGAGCGTTTCGGCGCACCCGGCGATGCGGCTATGGCCTACGTTATTGCCCACGAGGTAGGACACCACGTGCAGAAACAACTGGGCATTATGGATAAAGTCGATGAACTCCGCAGCCGGTTGAGCGAGCGGGACTACAACAAGGTATCCGTCCGGCTCGAACTGCAGGCCGACTTCTTCGCCGGTGTGTGGGCCAACCACGCAAAAAATCTGGAATTTGACCAGTCGGACCTGGAAGAGGCCCTGACGGCGGCCAATGCCATCGGCGACGACAAACTCCAGCAGGCCACGCAGGGCCGGGTCGTACCCGATGCCTTTACGCACGGTACGTCGGCCCAACGGGTTTACTGGTTTAAAAAAGGCTTTCAAACGGGAGATATTAACCAGGGCGATACATTTAACAGTCGCGAAGACGCCAATTTGCAGTAAGGCAACAGGTCTAGTCATGAAAATCCCGCCAGCGCTCTCGTTGGCGGGATTTTTTTATGGCCTGTCTTGTCGTACTCTCAGCTAGTGTCAAGCCAACGCTGGGGACCGCCACTACGGGAATTCCGATTCTTTCCCCGCAGCAGGACAGTCTACCCCAAAATAGCCTCCAGGTAGTTAACGAAGCCCGCTTTGGCACGTTTGTCGACTGATGGTGACCGCGCAGACTGGCAGGCGCTGTTCAAACGGCTACCGGCCAAAAAACCCGCAAAATGGCCGAAATGAGAGGTAACCAGCTGTAAACATGGTTAAATCAACCTAACGCCAAGCGACCGTTTACTAGCCCACAGGAAATACATTAAAAAATTTTAAGGATACGTTTGGAAATGACATTTATTGCGCCGTTATTTGTTTCAAATTTTAACAAGCAATGCAAACAGGAACAGTTAAATTCTTTAATGAAACCAAAGGATTTGGTTTCATTAAGCCCGATGACGGTGGTGAGGACATCTTCGTACACGCTTCCGGTCTCATCGATCAAATTCGCGAAAACGACAAGGTTAAGTTCAATGTCGAACGCGGTAAGAAAGGCTTAAACGCCGTAAACGTCGAAATGGCTTAATCGTAAGATATACCAAGACAACCGTTGTAAAAAACATGCCAGCTGGCATGTTTTTTTTTGCTCTATCGGTTCGTAAACCCATTTTTGCGGCTATATTACCTCTACCAGCCGCATGACCCAACCCACATCGGTCCTTACCGACCGCCTTGATCAGCGCATTGCTGCCCGCCTGAACCTGAATGGTAAATCCGTATCCGCAACCATCGAGCTACTGGCCGGTGGCGCAACGGTTCCGTTTATTGCCCGCTACCGCAAAGAAGCAACGGCGTCACCCAGTGGCGTACCCCTCGATGAGGTGCAGATTGCCCAGATCAAAGACACCTACCAGAAACTGCTGGACCTCGACAAGCGCCGGGACGCTATTGCCAAGTCGATCGATGAACAGGGCAAACTAACGCCCGACCTCCGCCGGAAACTCGACGCAGCCGATACGCTCACCGATCTCGAAGATCTGTACCTTCCCTACAAGCAAAAGCGCAAAACCCGCGCCATAATTGCCATCGAGCGCGGACTCGAGCCACTG is a window from the Spirosoma rigui genome containing:
- a CDS encoding cold-shock protein; amino-acid sequence: MQTGTVKFFNETKGFGFIKPDDGGEDIFVHASGLIDQIRENDKVKFNVERGKKGLNAVNVEMA
- the ypfJ gene encoding KPN_02809 family neutral zinc metallopeptidase, whose product is MRWLGQRESDNVDDRRGSGGGGLLVGGGIGTVVIAVIVMLLGGDPSEVLNRGGSSAATSQAPTSPQADDEAAKFTRVILASTEDVWTKLFASQNGRYQTPRLVLFRGVTQSGCGTASEASGPFYCPGDQKLYIDLSFYDQLSERFGAPGDAAMAYVIAHEVGHHVQKQLGIMDKVDELRSRLSERDYNKVSVRLELQADFFAGVWANHAKNLEFDQSDLEEALTAANAIGDDKLQQATQGRVVPDAFTHGTSAQRVYWFKKGFQTGDINQGDTFNSREDANLQ
- a CDS encoding PIG-L deacetylase family protein, with product MRSGIDKTLALESLARAVPLDELSNFGTVLVVAPHPDDESLGCGGTIALLRERGQPVHVLFVSDGTMSHPNSPSYPASRLAEVREAEALDALRVLNVSPGQATFMRQKDSQVATPDRPDFTGAVAALQTLLDTVKPDTVLVPWRRDPHRDHRASWQQLAAALDQRTTRPRPRVLEYLIWLWELGNEADMPGTGEMTVWSVPIESVMAQRDRAIAAHRSQVTRLIDDDPTAFYLSPELLTHFDRPRELFLEQNTD
- a CDS encoding acyl-CoA dehydrogenase family protein; this encodes MELIPVSPPKPVTSPLSYLTDPERMDALIRAIADASPQTDDDGTFPEQVFAWLANAGLLSVTLPGHDLDQRLSNTAGLLQLLKRIGSGNLAVGRVYEGHINALNLVGLYATPAQKQTWFSDVSDHHRLFSVWNTQAQDGVRIRAIGSGRYVLEGAKTFCSGSGWIQRPLVTGELLGAGQTGWQMCIIPTERVKPIPQDASFWQPLGMRASVSYKLDFTGVEIGEEDLLGKPGDYFHQPHFSGGAIRFAAVQLGGAEALFDATRALLVSMNRTDDGAQKSRLAEIAYLIESGNQWIDAAGRKADDWLLRGSEAGRIVAYANMTRTAIEEICLRVMQHTERSVGARGLMRPLPFERIHRDLTFYLRQPAPDATIADIGQYVLTTETNAHALWH
- a CDS encoding ribose-phosphate pyrophosphokinase, producing MASFNPVKIFSGSQSTYLAEKIAHHYGKELGGYTCRRFSDGEMSPSFEESVRGCDVFLIQSTPPPGDNLMELLLMVDAARRASAHYVTVVIPYFGYARQDRKDKPRVAIAAKLVANMLAAAGADRLMTIDLHAGQIQGFFDFPVDHLEGTSVFVPYIKSLNLENLVVASPDVGGANRARNFAKHFNADIVLCDKHRKRANEIASMQVIGDVEGANVVLVDDLIDTGGTMAKAAQIILEKGALSVRAICTHPVMSGKAHENITNSVLEELVIADTLPIQSLTPKIKVLSVAELFAKAIGRIRDHESISSLFIRY
- a CDS encoding 50S ribosomal protein L25/general stress protein Ctc, with the translated sequence MKKIEIVGYQRANLGRTESQAIRAEGNVPCVLYGGQEQVHFYAPAILFRDLLYTPNIFEVALNIEGAEYRAILQEAQFHPVSDVLLHADFLLVADGKAIKIAVPVRTIGTAPGVQKGGKLVTRVRKLRVKGVIENIPDFIDVDVSNLDLGKSVRVGQIPVSGFEMLEEASNPVASIEIPRALRGTVGK